TCCACTGACCTACTTTGACTCGGTCTGGCTAAGGTTTCCACCCGTACAACGCCTTTACTTCTACGAATtaacatcttcttcctcttcttcttccactagTACTGATTCTGTAGTACTTGCCTATCTCAAAACCTCGCTATCTCTCACTCTCAAACACTTTGTTCCTCTCGCCGGAAACCTAACTTGGCCTCAACACTCCCACACACCCATTCTCAGCTATGCCCAAGGCGACGCCGTTTCACTCATAGTAGCTGAGTCCGATGCTGATAATTTTGACCACCTTTCGAGCAACGACGTTTTTCTCCAATCCAAAGCTTACCATCCACTTGTTCCCCAGTTGGAGGCGTCTCATGAACGAGCTGCAGCCATAGCATTGCAAATAACCCTATTTCCTGGCCGTGGCTTTGCCATTGGAACAGCCATGCACCATGCCATCCTTGATGGCAAAACATCAAACTCGTTTGTTAAGTTGTGGGCTCATGCATGCAGCAAGGAAATTGAGAATGGCCTTTCCATTGAATCAGATATTTCGTTACCGGAGCAGCTCAAGCCGTTTTATGACAGAACGGTCATCTATGACCCGACTGGGCTCGGACTCGAATCCATCTACTTAAACGATTGGCAAAACTCAGACGGCCCCAACAACAGAAGCGTAAAGGTTTGGGAATTGAAAGCTCCACCAGATGACTCAGTTCGAAGCATCTTTGAGTTCACACGCGCACAGATACAAACCCTAAGGCAGATGGTACTAGAAAAGGTTTCTGATCCAGTACATCTTCATTTGTCAACGTTTTCTCTAGCTTGTGCTTACACTTGGGTTTGTTTAGTCAAGGCACAAGGAATAGAAGCCGACAAAGTTTCAGTTCAGGCCTTTACCGTGGACTGTAGGTCTCGCTTGGACCCTCCGGTACCTGAAAACTATTTTGGAAACTGCATGATGGGTGCGATGGGGTTTGCGGAAGCAAAGGAGTTATTGGGTGAAGATGGGTTGGTTGTGGCGGTCACAGCAATTAGTGAAGCTATAAAGGGTTTGGACAAGAATGGGG
This portion of the Rosa chinensis cultivar Old Blush chromosome 1, RchiOBHm-V2, whole genome shotgun sequence genome encodes:
- the LOC112174265 gene encoding phenolic glucoside malonyltransferase 1; protein product: MAQPNSVKIVEICRVAPIPGAPDLLSLPLTYFDSVWLRFPPVQRLYFYELTSSSSSSSTSTDSVVLAYLKTSLSLTLKHFVPLAGNLTWPQHSHTPILSYAQGDAVSLIVAESDADNFDHLSSNDVFLQSKAYHPLVPQLEASHERAAAIALQITLFPGRGFAIGTAMHHAILDGKTSNSFVKLWAHACSKEIENGLSIESDISLPEQLKPFYDRTVIYDPTGLGLESIYLNDWQNSDGPNNRSVKVWELKAPPDDSVRSIFEFTRAQIQTLRQMVLEKVSDPVHLHLSTFSLACAYTWVCLVKAQGIEADKVSVQAFTVDCRSRLDPPVPENYFGNCMMGAMGFAEAKELLGEDGLVVAVTAISEAIKGLDKNGVLKEAHKLYSSKIKDLIQAEGIYSTAGSHRFQIYDTNFGWGRPKKVEVVSIDRTGAICFSDSKNGGGGIEIGVVLKKDCMEAFAFLFAEGFGDTFGKLRVRGVVLQ